In Campylobacter sp. VBCF_01 NA2, one DNA window encodes the following:
- a CDS encoding tetratricopeptide repeat protein — MKKLILIFLFFSNLFAIEDTKFIACEKGDAQACYEVGLLLYMGQSTAKDDEGAVLFFKKACDKKHDNACVAYAQMLENGLGIKADKNAALNLYENGCKQKNVLSCKGAERLHSASNKNKKRLSEIRAFLCKNGEDEYCENALVTLENTKAVARLDNDCKNGNKDSCETLVNLYFKAQGTPENIQSAIFYTDRLCKLDVATSCRNLAIIFQGQSDIEGAKNYYARACAMGDKISCSEYKKLSK, encoded by the coding sequence TTGAAAAAACTAATTTTAATCTTTTTATTTTTCTCAAATTTATTTGCTATCGAAGATACGAAATTTATCGCGTGCGAAAAGGGCGACGCGCAGGCGTGCTATGAGGTGGGACTTTTGCTTTATATGGGGCAAAGCACTGCCAAAGACGATGAGGGCGCGGTTTTGTTCTTTAAAAAAGCGTGCGATAAAAAGCACGATAATGCCTGCGTAGCTTACGCGCAAATGTTAGAAAACGGCCTTGGAATCAAGGCGGATAAAAACGCAGCCTTGAATTTATACGAAAACGGCTGTAAGCAAAAAAATGTCCTTTCGTGCAAAGGGGCTGAGAGATTGCACTCTGCTTCGAATAAAAACAAAAAAAGATTAAGTGAAATTCGCGCGTTTTTGTGCAAAAATGGCGAGGATGAATACTGCGAAAATGCCCTTGTGACGCTGGAAAACACAAAAGCTGTGGCAAGGCTGGATAATGACTGCAAAAACGGCAATAAAGATTCTTGCGAAACCTTGGTGAATTTGTATTTTAAAGCCCAAGGCACGCCTGAAAATATCCAATCAGCGATTTTTTACACAGATAGACTTTGCAAGCTAGATGTCGCGACTTCGTGCCGAAATTTAGCCATTATTTTCCAAGGTCAAAGCGATATCGAGGGGGCGAAAAACTACTACGCCAGAGCCTGCGCTATGGGTGATAAAATTTCATGCTCGGAGTATAAAAAGCTAAGTAAATAG
- a CDS encoding tRNA dihydrouridine synthase: protein MNLNKFFETKPLFLAPLAGFSDPPLRGVVKKFGADATISEMISANALVFENDKTLKMLEKNEAEEPFFVQIAGSDEEVIKKAVLILNKFDGFCGIDLNCGCPVPKVVKQNSGSALLLDLDKIARILEIIKTHSNKKFVSAKVRLGFASVDIENIARAVERGGADFIAVHGRTRAGGYSAQVDYDAIAQAKGAVQIPLIANGDISSQNAEFVRSTTGADGLMIGRASIGHPWVFAEIKQGQSASTELKKEIILEHFAQMIAHYGAHGVAIFRKHLHEYSKGYANASAFREEINHIENANLMRDKILEFF from the coding sequence ATGAATTTAAATAAATTTTTCGAGACAAAACCGCTTTTTTTGGCGCCTTTGGCTGGGTTTTCAGATCCGCCACTGCGTGGTGTGGTGAAAAAATTCGGCGCTGATGCGACGATAAGCGAGATGATTAGCGCAAATGCGCTAGTGTTTGAAAACGACAAAACCCTAAAAATGTTAGAAAAAAACGAAGCAGAAGAGCCGTTTTTCGTCCAAATCGCCGGAAGCGACGAGGAAGTGATAAAAAAGGCGGTTTTGATTTTGAATAAATTTGACGGATTTTGCGGGATTGATCTCAACTGCGGCTGCCCTGTGCCAAAGGTCGTGAAGCAAAACTCTGGTTCGGCGCTTTTGCTGGATTTGGACAAGATAGCCCGAATTTTAGAAATCATCAAAACTCACTCAAACAAAAAATTCGTAAGCGCGAAAGTTAGGCTTGGCTTTGCTAGCGTTGATATCGAAAATATCGCGCGCGCGGTGGAGCGAGGCGGGGCTGATTTCATCGCGGTGCATGGGCGCACGAGAGCTGGTGGATACAGCGCGCAGGTCGATTACGACGCAATCGCGCAGGCAAAAGGTGCCGTGCAAATCCCGCTTATCGCCAATGGCGACATTAGCTCGCAAAATGCCGAATTTGTGCGAAGCACGACCGGCGCAGACGGGCTTATGATAGGCAGGGCAAGTATCGGGCACCCGTGGGTTTTCGCCGAGATTAAGCAGGGGCAAAGTGCTAGCACGGAGCTGAAAAAAGAGATTATTTTGGAGCATTTTGCGCAGATGATAGCGCACTATGGGGCGCACGGCGTGGCGATTTTCCGCAAACACCTGCACGAATACTCCAAGGGCTACGCAAACGCTAGCGCATTTCGCGAAGAGATAAATCACATAGAAAATGCAAATTTAATGCGAGATAAAATTTTGGAGTTTTTTTAA
- the accD gene encoding acetyl-CoA carboxylase, carboxyltransferase subunit beta — MNFGDLFSKIRRAQPEASEAPAHWVKCPGCASLMYFKEVEQNHHVCPKCNYHMRFSADERIALICDEGSFVECDKTLEPVDPLKFVDKKSYKKRISEGQEKTGRSSAVVAGEAKISKQPVQLVVFDFNFMGGSLGSVEGEKIVRAVKRALDKKQALIIVSASGGARMQESTYSLMQMSKTSAALKILSENKIPFISVLTDPTMGGVSASFAWLGDIIIAEPGALIGFAGQRVIKQTIGADLPEGFQRSEFLLEHGLIDAIVPRAQMRQYLSDMVNMLTNTPVQLDDSSDEGLFDTHGEEDE, encoded by the coding sequence ATGAATTTTGGAGATTTGTTTTCAAAGATTCGTAGAGCCCAACCAGAAGCTTCTGAGGCACCTGCGCATTGGGTTAAGTGTCCTGGTTGTGCTTCTTTGATGTATTTTAAGGAGGTGGAACAAAACCACCATGTCTGTCCTAAATGTAACTATCACATGCGTTTTAGCGCAGATGAGCGAATCGCGCTAATCTGTGATGAGGGTTCGTTTGTAGAGTGTGATAAAACCCTCGAACCCGTTGATCCGCTTAAATTTGTTGATAAAAAATCATACAAAAAACGCATAAGCGAGGGGCAGGAAAAGACAGGTAGATCGAGTGCTGTCGTCGCTGGCGAGGCCAAAATTTCAAAACAACCTGTGCAATTGGTCGTTTTTGATTTTAATTTTATGGGTGGAAGCCTTGGCTCGGTAGAGGGCGAAAAAATCGTGCGAGCCGTCAAACGCGCGCTTGATAAAAAGCAAGCCTTGATTATCGTCTCAGCTAGCGGTGGAGCTAGAATGCAAGAAAGCACATATTCGCTAATGCAAATGAGCAAAACTTCGGCTGCGCTTAAAATTTTAAGCGAAAACAAAATCCCATTTATCTCTGTTTTGACAGATCCTACGATGGGCGGAGTTAGTGCGTCGTTTGCGTGGCTAGGCGATATTATTATCGCTGAACCGGGTGCATTGATTGGCTTTGCTGGTCAAAGGGTCATCAAACAAACAATCGGAGCAGATTTGCCAGAGGGTTTCCAACGCTCAGAATTTTTGCTAGAACATGGATTAATCGACGCTATCGTGCCAAGAGCGCAAATGCGTCAGTATCTAAGCGATATGGTAAATATGCTAACAAATACCCCAGTCCAACTCGATGATAGTAGCGATGAGGGGCTATTTGATACGCACGGCGAAGAAGACGAATAG
- a CDS encoding LapA family protein codes for MKAKQFFVYSVIYIGIIAAVIFTQESASYTLSLLGHSLTLPVAVWVVLPLALYMILALCHLGFYGFMVYRKNRAIQKDVSSYDEMTKEVLLGLETNRNFKTEFFKDPSDITKILSPWYDSSELDIKNESLKEIVDVVEKVKNGEVVDLKKYKLPKSNGMFLQNELNRLDAEPDYAREILKTKGVYNDQITKKAYKILVDKGDYSAIKTYKEFQDSDDIKRIVERAADESEFEVSSEELFNLINSDKFSDKDFIYFAKKLKDHLNPEQYRTFFERLKNQNSSATEAYLYALYELGMIDELREQLHMSDGDEFDKFQILLFLRDNGKSVPASLIF; via the coding sequence ATGAAGGCAAAACAATTTTTTGTATATTCAGTGATATATATCGGTATCATCGCGGCTGTGATTTTCACGCAAGAAAGTGCAAGTTATACGCTAAGCTTGCTCGGGCATTCGCTAACACTGCCTGTGGCTGTGTGGGTAGTGCTGCCATTAGCTTTGTATATGATACTAGCGCTTTGTCATTTGGGCTTTTATGGTTTTATGGTTTATCGCAAAAACCGCGCTATACAAAAAGATGTAAGCTCGTATGACGAGATGACAAAAGAGGTTTTACTGGGATTAGAGACGAACCGAAATTTCAAAACAGAGTTTTTCAAAGATCCAAGCGATATAACTAAAATTTTATCTCCATGGTATGATAGTAGCGAGCTTGATATCAAAAACGAAAGCCTAAAAGAGATAGTCGATGTCGTCGAAAAGGTAAAAAACGGCGAGGTTGTGGATTTGAAAAAATACAAACTCCCTAAATCAAACGGTATGTTTTTACAAAATGAGTTAAACCGCCTTGACGCTGAGCCTGATTATGCGCGCGAAATTTTAAAAACAAAGGGCGTTTATAATGATCAAATCACCAAAAAAGCATATAAAATTTTAGTCGATAAGGGCGATTATAGCGCGATTAAAACCTATAAAGAATTCCAAGATAGCGACGATATCAAGCGTATCGTAGAGCGCGCTGCCGATGAGAGCGAGTTTGAGGTCAGTAGCGAGGAGCTGTTTAATCTCATAAATAGCGATAAATTCAGCGACAAAGACTTCATTTATTTTGCCAAAAAGCTCAAAGACCACCTAAACCCAGAGCAATACAGAACCTTTTTCGAAAGGCTCAAAAACCAAAATTCAAGCGCGACAGAGGCGTATTTGTATGCACTATATGAGCTTGGTATGATTGATGAGCTAAGAGAGCAGCTCCACATGAGCGACGGCGACGAATTTGATAAATTCCAAATTTTGCTATTTTTACGCGACAATGGCAAATCAGTGCCAGCTTCGCTGATATTCTAA
- the recO gene encoding recombination protein RecO: protein MQGFILKVTKIKDEDCIVDVLCADALVRAYRFYGARHPNITQGYKIDFELVSNQNFLPRLSNVMHLGYGWLANREKLIFWQQFIRLLGAHLKDANELDKFYYELLNSAASRFGRQNPRRIIIESYAKILEFEGRLHSEPFCFLCDEEISGAVSLTRGFLPAHEHCLHQKGFKWGEILEFLQNQNSLNLEDDAVERLYAITLQGF from the coding sequence ATGCAAGGATTTATATTAAAAGTCACAAAAATCAAAGACGAAGATTGTATAGTAGATGTGCTATGCGCTGACGCCTTGGTGCGCGCGTATCGCTTTTATGGTGCCAGACACCCAAATATCACACAAGGATACAAAATAGATTTTGAGCTAGTCTCAAACCAAAATTTCCTTCCGCGCCTAAGCAATGTCATGCACCTAGGATACGGCTGGCTCGCAAATAGAGAAAAACTCATTTTTTGGCAGCAATTCATCAGGCTACTGGGCGCGCATTTAAAGGACGCAAACGAGCTTGATAAATTTTACTATGAGCTTTTAAATTCCGCTGCTTCGCGCTTTGGCCGCCAAAATCCACGCCGAATAATTATCGAAAGTTACGCCAAAATTTTAGAATTTGAGGGTAGGCTTCACAGCGAGCCATTTTGTTTTTTATGCGATGAAGAGATTAGCGGCGCAGTATCACTCACACGCGGATTTTTGCCCGCTCACGAGCATTGTTTGCACCAAAAAGGCTTTAAATGGGGCGAAATTTTAGAATTTCTGCAAAATCAAAATTCGCTAAATTTAGAAGACGACGCAGTTGAAAGGCTGTATGCTATCACGCTTCAAGGCTTCTAA
- the dksA gene encoding RNA polymerase-binding protein DksA — protein sequence MKKSELKIYKKLLEERKAELSANINSATKDIEELREHGATDEIDVASMDTDLTIEYSIGLKQRESLNKIVSALERIENGTYGECLECGEPISPERLKVRPESRLCISCKELAEKAQRR from the coding sequence ATGAAAAAAAGTGAGTTGAAAATTTACAAAAAACTTTTAGAAGAAAGAAAAGCCGAGCTAAGCGCTAATATCAACAGCGCGACAAAAGATATCGAAGAGCTTAGAGAGCACGGCGCGACAGATGAGATTGATGTAGCTAGCATGGATACGGATTTGACGATTGAGTATTCGATTGGGCTAAAACAAAGAGAGAGCCTAAATAAAATAGTCTCTGCGCTAGAACGCATTGAAAATGGCACTTATGGCGAGTGTTTGGAGTGTGGCGAGCCAATCAGCCCAGAAAGGCTAAAAGTCCGCCCAGAATCAAGACTATGTATTTCTTGCAAAGAACTTGCCGAAAAAGCACAAAGGAGATAA
- a CDS encoding OmpA family protein has product MKKSLLSALSLAGILFFSGCTTHVSDNIPEDGVMQWDDVTFLDMNKTWIDAPTHPNAENLGKVEKGMSKDQVYFLIGHPHHQEGLYAVREWDYVFNLKKKAGDPDKICQFKIIYDKDYRVGSTFYNPKGCANVAPVQLPNQNVELESDFLFDFDKDNLKAEGHEKIAAVAKDIDVNMVRSVKVYGYTDPLGSDAYNKTLSQQRANMVKNELIANGIPASKIQAIGMGEADQVKFCPGEKGAALKECLKPNRRVVIKTIY; this is encoded by the coding sequence ATGAAAAAATCATTACTATCAGCTCTAAGTTTGGCTGGAATTTTATTTTTTAGTGGTTGCACCACTCATGTAAGCGACAATATCCCAGAAGACGGCGTCATGCAATGGGACGATGTAACCTTTCTGGATATGAACAAAACATGGATCGACGCTCCAACTCACCCAAATGCCGAAAATTTGGGCAAAGTAGAAAAAGGTATGAGCAAAGACCAAGTCTATTTCCTAATCGGTCATCCGCACCACCAAGAGGGCTTGTATGCGGTTAGAGAGTGGGATTATGTATTTAATTTAAAGAAAAAAGCTGGCGATCCTGATAAAATTTGCCAATTCAAAATCATCTACGACAAAGATTATCGCGTAGGAAGCACATTTTATAATCCAAAAGGTTGTGCCAATGTAGCCCCTGTGCAGCTACCGAACCAAAATGTCGAGCTAGAATCTGACTTTTTGTTTGACTTCGACAAAGACAATCTCAAAGCCGAGGGCCACGAAAAAATCGCAGCTGTCGCCAAAGATATCGATGTAAATATGGTCAGAAGCGTTAAGGTCTATGGTTACACTGATCCGCTAGGAAGCGACGCTTATAACAAAACTCTATCTCAACAACGCGCAAATATGGTCAAAAACGAACTTATCGCAAATGGAATCCCAGCTAGCAAAATCCAAGCTATCGGCATGGGCGAGGCAGATCAGGTCAAATTCTGCCCAGGCGAAAAAGGTGCCGCGCTAAAAGAGTGTCTCAAACCAAATAGACGCGTCGTAATCAAAACTATTTATTAA
- a CDS encoding 23S rRNA (pseudouridine(1915)-N(3))-methyltransferase RlmH, which produces MQIIVNSIQKGTDEFASELNEYRKMSAKFASIKDEIFFNASIAKAQTIDRASALRAYDEVYMPRLKGYNIALDERGEELDSMEFAKILDGKNLVSFFIGGAYGLSDDFKGKCDKIISLTKLTLAHKIAKLMLFEQIFRALCINANHPYHK; this is translated from the coding sequence GTGCAGATTATCGTTAATTCTATACAAAAAGGCACCGACGAATTTGCGAGCGAGTTAAACGAATATCGCAAAATGTCGGCTAAATTTGCTAGCATAAAAGATGAAATTTTCTTTAACGCTAGTATCGCAAAGGCTCAGACAATCGATAGAGCCAGCGCGCTTAGGGCGTATGACGAGGTTTATATGCCTAGATTAAAAGGTTATAATATCGCCCTTGATGAAAGGGGCGAAGAGCTTGATAGTATGGAATTTGCTAAAATTTTAGACGGGAAAAATTTGGTTTCATTTTTCATAGGCGGTGCTTACGGGCTAAGCGATGATTTTAAGGGCAAATGCGATAAAATCATCAGCCTAACAAAGCTAACTTTGGCACATAAAATTGCAAAGCTTATGCTCTTTGAGCAAATTTTTCGTGCGCTTTGTATAAATGCAAATCATCCATATCATAAGTGA